The DNA segment GGCCGACGCTCGCCGGTGCACTCTTGCAGGCCGGTGTGGTTGATGAGCTTATCGTCTATCTTGCGCCTAAACTGTTAGGCAGTGATGCCAGGGGATTATGTGTGTTGCCAGGGCTTGAGAAACTGGCTGACGCCCCCCATTTCAAATTCAATGAGATACGCCAGGTGGGCCCGGACGTTTGCCTGCATTTAACCCCTGCGTGAGGCTTTCGAATTTTCGAATTATAGGAAGCAGCGCACAGAATATTATGATAAAATCCGCCCCCCTTACGGGGCCATATCGAACCCGAAGGAAGAATATGAACATTATTGAAGCTAACGTTGCTACTCCGGACGCTCGCGTCGCCATCACCATTGCGCGTTTCAACAACTTTATCAACGACAGCCTGCTGGAAGGTGCGATTGACGCCCTGAAACGCATTGGTCAGGTCAAAGATGAAAACATTACCGTTGTCTGGGTTCCAGGTGCCTACGAACTGCCGCTGGCAGCGGGCGCGCTGGCGAAAACCGGTAAATATGACGCGGTGATTGCGCTGGGTACGGTTATTCGTGGCGGCACAGCTCACTTCGAATATGTCGCTGGCGGTGCAAGCAACGGCCTGGCGCATGTCGCTCAGGACAGCGAAATTCC comes from the Citrobacter amalonaticus genome and includes:
- the ribE gene encoding 6,7-dimethyl-8-ribityllumazine synthase, with the protein product MNIIEANVATPDARVAITIARFNNFINDSLLEGAIDALKRIGQVKDENITVVWVPGAYELPLAAGALAKTGKYDAVIALGTVIRGGTAHFEYVAGGASNGLAHVAQDSEIPVAFGVLTTESIEQAIERAGTKAGNKGAEAALTALEMINVLKAIKA